The genome window ATTCGATGATATTGCCCGAGAGTATATGGGAAAACCTGAATATCTGATGAACCAATTCTCCAACCTCCTCAGGTTTTTGCATTGTTCCCCATCTTTCCTCAGGCATCCATTCCCGATTAGCAGGAGTATCAATCAGATATGGCGCAATTCCGCAGACACTTAAATTGATTTCTTTGCCTTCAAGAGCAGCAGATTTAATCAGATGATTCAGGGCCGCCTTCGATGAGGCATATGCCGCCCGGTTAATATCAGGATGCCCTCCGGACCAGGCTGAAACAAAAATGACCGAACCGCCTGCAGACTCTTTTACAAGCCGCGTGAATGCTGCCAAAAGATTATAGGAGGTTACAAAATTTTTGTTCATCATCTCAAGGGCTGAATCGGTGCCGGTCTCCCAGATTGCCTTTCCGCCTGAGAAACCCCCGATCGCGCTAAATAAGAAAAAATGAGTATCAGAGGAAGATTTAATCCCGGCAAACAGTCGACTCACAACTTCACCATCAGCAAGGTCAGGCCGTTCTCTCCTGACAGAATTTTTAGCTGAATTACGTGAGGATAGGAGAATGATCTCATCATAATCCTTGCCAGATAAGACGGTGTGAATTCCCCTGCCCAAAGCACCTTCATGCCCTGCGAAAATCAGAATTTTTCTCATCTGATCTTTGAAGTTATTTTCAACATTACCGGGAAATGGTCACTATATCCTCCGAGGTAGTTCCTGCCTCCAAATGTCGGGAGCGCTGTACCGGCATATCTGCCGTCTTTCTGAACTAAAAAATAAGGTTTCACCACCTCAAATGAACCGCAGACATACTGGAAGTTTTCTCCCAATACCAGTCCGCGGGAAATAATTATCTGATCCAGCATATTCCAGTCATCACGGTATTTATAACTGCCTTCCCCCCGGCTTTTAGGCTCATAGGAAAAGTTAAGAAGTTCTGTTTTTGCTGCTTCAGTTGTTAATGCTGGCAGCGAATCGCATGTTACAGGTTTTGCTCCCAGGGTGCTTATAATGGAGGTGTTCAAAGGTTCATCATTGAAGTCGCCCATAATGATAAACTGGGTGGCCATGCCGTTTTCCTTCATTTTCGCAATTGCAAGCGAGGCGGTGGCCGCGGCGGTTACCCGGTTGATCTCAGACTCTGCCTGCCCTTGTCTTCTGGATGGCCAGTGATTTACCAGTATCGCAATTTTTTCAGTGGGATTTTTTTTAACTTCCAGAATTACCATCAGGATATCCCTGGTCTTGTATCCATCAGGCAGTAAAACAGGAAATGTCTCCTTATCAAGAACCTTGAATTTCGAACCGCGGAATAATAGTGCTACATCAATTCCCCTTTCATCCGGAGAATCAAAGTGTACGAACTGATACTGAAGATCAGCCAGTTTTTCATCAGAAAGTTTTCTTAGGACATACGCATTTTCCACTTCACAAACCCCGAGCAAATCAGGTCCCCTGCCGAAATTCATTGACCTTATAACCGCAGACTGGTTTAAAAGTTTTTTATTGAATTTATCATTATCCCATTTCCTTTCAGATTCCGGAAGAAATTCCTGATCATTTATTTTGGGATCATCTTTTGTGTCAAAAAGATTTTCCAGATTCCAAAAAGCTATGGAAAGAGTATCTTGTTTTGTGGACTGTGCCCCCGCTGTAAAGAAAATACCGCATAACAGGAGGAGCAATATTGTTTTTTTCATATTACACCTTTAATCTGGTTACAACACCGTGAATTTTGCTGCTCGGCAGATCATAGAACTGCACGAAGTTGGGAGAGAATTTTTTAAATATCGCGTAAAGTTTGAGTATGATATTACTGGTCTGTATATCTTCAACTCCATAGAAAATTACCCGCTCATTCACCTTTTCCCTTTTAAGAATAGCAGGCAGATCTATAATTTCCATATATCCAGCCGTAATGGTAATGCCTGATAATCCTTCCGAGAAATCGGGATGAATTTCGACATGCTGTCCGTGAGGATCTTCCGTTCTTTTGATTGCAACCAGTATATTTTTTTCATACAGAATACTCGAACTGATAATACAATGGACCATATATGCGGGAATAGAATCTACACTCCGCGTAAAAAAGATTGCATTCCCTTTAATTTTACTCAACTGTCCATAAAGCTGTTCAAAACTTACCTTAAAGGTTTCAAGATCAAGCGACCGGTATTTTTTATAGGCTGCTTTTTGACCGTATATCCATAAGAGCGTTGTAAAGAACGGGATTGTCGCTAGGACAAGTGACCAGTAACCGCCGAGAGGGAGTTTACTAAACATTGCTCCCAGATAAGCGAGTATTGAAACAAAAAAGATACTGGCCAGTACCAGTTTCAGGTGATCCTTTCTGTTCTTGAAGATAAGAATCATAAAATAACCGGTTATTGACATAGTCATAGTCACCGCCAGACCGTATGCCGCGGCAATGTTCGCTGACTGCCGGAAGAAAAGCATCATGAGAACTACCGCAACAAATAGTCCCCAGTTCACTGAACCAATATA of Ignavibacteriales bacterium contains these proteins:
- a CDS encoding SDR family NAD(P)-dependent oxidoreductase, whose amino-acid sequence is MRKILIFAGHEGALGRGIHTVLSGKDYDEIILLSSRNSAKNSVRRERPDLADGEVVSRLFAGIKSSSDTHFFLFSAIGGFSGGKAIWETGTDSALEMMNKNFVTSYNLLAAFTRLVKESAGGSVIFVSAWSGGHPDINRAAYASSKAALNHLIKSAALEGKEINLSVCGIAPYLIDTPANREWMPEERWGTMQKPEEVGELVHQIFRFSHILSGNIIELGERLQLLNFHKAGE
- a CDS encoding endonuclease produces the protein MKKTILLLLLCGIFFTAGAQSTKQDTLSIAFWNLENLFDTKDDPKINDQEFLPESERKWDNDKFNKKLLNQSAVIRSMNFGRGPDLLGVCEVENAYVLRKLSDEKLADLQYQFVHFDSPDERGIDVALLFRGSKFKVLDKETFPVLLPDGYKTRDILMVILEVKKNPTEKIAILVNHWPSRRQGQAESEINRVTAAATASLAIAKMKENGMATQFIIMGDFNDEPLNTSIISTLGAKPVTCDSLPALTTEAAKTELLNFSYEPKSRGEGSYKYRDDWNMLDQIIISRGLVLGENFQYVCGSFEVVKPYFLVQKDGRYAGTALPTFGGRNYLGGYSDHFPVMLKITSKIR